A region of Salvelinus alpinus chromosome 24, SLU_Salpinus.1, whole genome shotgun sequence DNA encodes the following proteins:
- the LOC139552570 gene encoding WD repeat-containing protein 44-like isoform X1 codes for MASDSDTEEFYDAAEDVNFTPPPKLTPTQFVLPTPQGVVESSPEDVAVGLATLEARQDDPIQIIDSIIEESQKGIVAEEALLMGERDVETRMESQVKKENKAPVEPEHPAVEPQPVVERSKQPQEQQGVCSMVLPDIPGPSVGSQEHVQPPDITSTLGQGQSQPDLPPDLPDLPRVSAEDREQRPADILDQVCEGDKKPGDSTDPGPSKPPRQFTVEPDIVASTKKPPPSRPPPPSGAPPPRPPPPSRPALPLSKKSQECMRPTGLDAEPEEPCGLVSPSSTVRGITKDLQHSLDLASATSGDKVVTAQENEDEQASGPIDDSLGPQRPRSNSGRELTDEEILASVMIKNLDTGEEIPLIQAEEKLPTGINPLTLHIMRRTKEYITNDAAQSDDDDRGQAPLTDTDGGKLKQKTTRLKKFLGKSVKRAKHLAEEYGEKAVNKVKSVRDEVFHNDQDDPSSSDDEGMPYTRPVKFKAAHSFKGPFDFDQVKVVQDLSGEHMGAVWTMKFSHCGRLLATAGQDNVVRIWVLKNSFDYFNNMRAKYNTEGRVSPSPSQESLCSSKSDTDGGVSKMSSVPEDPEDKNLPFRQVPFCKYKGHTADLLDLSWSKNYFLLSSSMDKTVRLWHISRRECLCCFQHIDFVTAIAFHPRDDRYFLSGSLDGKLRLWNIPDKKVALWNEVDGQTRLITAANFCQNGKYAVIGTYDGRCIFYDTERLKYHTQIHVRSTRGRNRVGRKITGIEPLPGENKILVTSNDCRIRLYDLRDLSLSMKYKGYVNSSSQIKASFSHDYSFIVSGSEDKYVYIWSTYHDLSKFTSVRRDRNDFWEGIKAHNAVVTSAIFAPHPNLIVPQEAGAEKAGAGADAECKSVDSTDSETIPSGALKADHTEVLLSADFTGAIKVFINVKKY; via the exons ATCATCGACAGCATCATTGAGGAGAGCCAGAAGGGAATTGTGGCGGAGGAGGCTCTGctgatgggagagagggatgttgAGACAAGGATGGAGTCACAGGTGAAGAAGGAGAATAAGGCCCCTGTAGAACCAGAGCATCCTGCTGTGGAACCTCAGCCTGTGGTTGAGAGATCAAAGCAGCCTCAGGAACAGCAGGGAGTGTGTTCCATGGTTCTCCCAGACATCCCCGGCCCGTCGGTTGGGTCACAGGAGCACGTCCAGCCCCCAGACATCACCAGCACCCTGGGTCAGGGCCAGAGTCAACCAGACCTCCCGCCGGACCTCCCTGACCTACCCCGGGTGTCTGCAGAGGACAGGGAGCAGAGACCTGCAGACATCCTAGACCAGGTCTGTGAGGGGGACAAGAAGCCAGGTGACTCCACCGACCCTGGGCCTTCTAAACCCCCACGGCAGTTCACTGTAGAGCCCGACATTGTAGCCAGCACCAAGAAGCCTCCGCCCTCACGCCCCCCTCCTCCCAGCGGAGCTCCTCCTCCACGACCACCTCCCCCATCCCGACCTGCTCTACCCCTCAGCAAGAAGTCCCAGGAGTGTATGAGGCCCACAGGACTGGATG CGGAGCCAGAGGAGCCGTGTGGCCTGGTGTCTCCCAGCAGCACAGTGAGAGGCATCACCAAGGATCTGCAGCACTCTCTGGACTTGGCCAGCGCCACCAGCGGGGACAAGGTGGTCACAGCACAG GAGAATGAGGATGAGCAGGCATCCGGTCCCATTGATGACTCTCTAGGTCCTCAGCGCCCACGCTCCAACTCTGGCAGAGAGCTGACTGATGAG GAGATCCTGGCGAGTGTGATGATCAAGAATCTGGACACTGGGGAGGAGATCCCTCTGATCCAGGCAGAGGAGAAGCTTCCTACAGGGATCAACCCACTCACATTACACATCATGAGGAGGACCAAGGAGTACATCAC GAATGACGCCGCACAGTCCGATGATGATGACAGAGGCCAGGCTCCGCTGACTGACACAGACGGAGGGAAGCTGAAACAGAAAAC CACTCGGCTGAAGAAGTTCCTGGGCAAGTCTGTGAAGAGGGCCAAGCATCTGGCTGAGGAGTATGGGGAGAAGGCCGTCAACAAGGTGAAGAGTGTCCGTGATGAAG TTTTCCATAACGACCAGGATGACCCGTCGTCCAGTGACGATGAGGGGATGCCCTACACCCGGCCTGTCAAGTTCAAGGCAGCCCACAGCTTCAAGGGCCCCTTCGACTTTGATCAGGTTAAGGTGGTCCAGGACCTGAGCGGAGAGCACATG GGTGCAGTGTGGACCATGAAGTTCTCTCACTGCGGGAGGCTGTTGGCGACAGCAGGCCAGGACAACGTGGTGCGAATCTGGGTTCTGAAAAATTCCTTTGACTACTTCAACAACATGAGGGCAAAGTACAACACTGAAG GTCgtgtgtctccctctccctctcaggaAAGCCTGTGTTCCTCCAAATCAGACACGGACGGTGGGGTGAGTAAG ATGAGCAGTGTTCCTGAAGACCCTGAGGACAAGAATCTCCCCTTCCGCCAAGTCCCGTTCTGCAAGTACAAGGGTCATACAGCTGACCTGCTTGACCTGTCCTGGTCAAAG AACTACTTCCTGCTTTCCTCGTCGATGGATAAGACCGTCCGACTGTGGCACATATCCAGGAGAGAGTGTCTATGTTGCTTTCAGCATATTGACTTTGTCACAGCCATCGCTTTCCATCCCAGA GATGACAGGTACTTTCTGAGTGGCTCTCTGGATGGGAAACTGCGTCTGTGGAACATCCCAGACAAGAAGGTGGCTCTGTGGAACGAGGTGGATGGACAAACACGCCTCATCACTGCTGCCAACTTCTGCCAGAACGGGAAGTACGCTGTCATTGGCACCTACGATGGCCGCTGCATCTTCTACGACACAGAG CGCCTTAAATACCACACCCAGATCCATGTACGGTCAACCAGAGGCAGGAACCGAGTGGGACGGAAAATCACAGGCATCGAGCCTCTGCCTGGAGAGAACAAG ATTCTGGTAACCTCCAATGACTGCAGGATCCGCCTGTATGACCTAAGGGACCTGTCTCTGTCCATGAAGTACAAGGGTTATGTCAACAGCAGTAGTCAGATCAAAGCCAGCTTCAG CCATGACTATTCGTTCATTGTGAGTGGCTCAGAAGACAAGTACGTGTACATCTGGAGCACCTACCATGATCTGAGCAAGTTTACCTCCGTACGACGAGACCGCAATGACTTCTGGGAGGGAATTAAAG CCCACAATGCAGTAGTGACATCGGCCATTTTCGCCCCCCATCCTAACCTGATCGTCCCCCAGGAGGCGGGGGCAGAGAAAGCGGGGGCTGGGGCCGATGCAGAGTGTAAGAGCGTGGACTCCACTGATTCCGAGACCATTCCCTCAG GGGCTCTGAAGGCCGATCATACAGAGGTTCTGCTCTCTGCTGACTTCACCGGCGCCATTAAAGTTTTCATCAATGTAAAAAAATACTGA
- the LOC139552570 gene encoding WD repeat-containing protein 44-like isoform X2 codes for MASDSDTEEFYDAAEDVNFTPPPKLTPTQFVLPTPQGVVESSPEDVAVGLATLEARQDDPIQIIDSIIEESQKGIVAEEALLMGERDVETRMESQVKKENKAPVEPEHPAVEPQPVVERSKQPQEQQGVCSMVLPDIPGPSVGSQEHVQPPDITSTLGQGQSQPDLPPDLPDLPRVSAEDREQRPADILDQVCEGDKKPGDSTDPGPSKPPRQFTVEPDIVASTKKPPPSRPPPPSGAPPPRPPPPSRPALPLSKKSQECMRPTGLDAEPEEPCGLVSPSSTVRGITKDLQHSLDLASATSGDKVVTAQENEDEQASGPIDDSLGPQRPRSNSGRELTDEEILASVMIKNLDTGEEIPLIQAEEKLPTGINPLTLHIMRRTKEYITNDAAQSDDDDRGQAPLTDTDGGKLKQKTTRLKKFLGKSVKRAKHLAEEYGEKAVNKVKSVRDEVFHNDQDDPSSSDDEGMPYTRPVKFKAAHSFKGPFDFDQVKVVQDLSGEHMGAVWTMKFSHCGRLLATAGQDNVVRIWVLKNSFDYFNNMRAKYNTEGRVSPSPSQESLCSSKSDTDGGMSSVPEDPEDKNLPFRQVPFCKYKGHTADLLDLSWSKNYFLLSSSMDKTVRLWHISRRECLCCFQHIDFVTAIAFHPRDDRYFLSGSLDGKLRLWNIPDKKVALWNEVDGQTRLITAANFCQNGKYAVIGTYDGRCIFYDTERLKYHTQIHVRSTRGRNRVGRKITGIEPLPGENKILVTSNDCRIRLYDLRDLSLSMKYKGYVNSSSQIKASFSHDYSFIVSGSEDKYVYIWSTYHDLSKFTSVRRDRNDFWEGIKAHNAVVTSAIFAPHPNLIVPQEAGAEKAGAGADAECKSVDSTDSETIPSGALKADHTEVLLSADFTGAIKVFINVKKY; via the exons ATCATCGACAGCATCATTGAGGAGAGCCAGAAGGGAATTGTGGCGGAGGAGGCTCTGctgatgggagagagggatgttgAGACAAGGATGGAGTCACAGGTGAAGAAGGAGAATAAGGCCCCTGTAGAACCAGAGCATCCTGCTGTGGAACCTCAGCCTGTGGTTGAGAGATCAAAGCAGCCTCAGGAACAGCAGGGAGTGTGTTCCATGGTTCTCCCAGACATCCCCGGCCCGTCGGTTGGGTCACAGGAGCACGTCCAGCCCCCAGACATCACCAGCACCCTGGGTCAGGGCCAGAGTCAACCAGACCTCCCGCCGGACCTCCCTGACCTACCCCGGGTGTCTGCAGAGGACAGGGAGCAGAGACCTGCAGACATCCTAGACCAGGTCTGTGAGGGGGACAAGAAGCCAGGTGACTCCACCGACCCTGGGCCTTCTAAACCCCCACGGCAGTTCACTGTAGAGCCCGACATTGTAGCCAGCACCAAGAAGCCTCCGCCCTCACGCCCCCCTCCTCCCAGCGGAGCTCCTCCTCCACGACCACCTCCCCCATCCCGACCTGCTCTACCCCTCAGCAAGAAGTCCCAGGAGTGTATGAGGCCCACAGGACTGGATG CGGAGCCAGAGGAGCCGTGTGGCCTGGTGTCTCCCAGCAGCACAGTGAGAGGCATCACCAAGGATCTGCAGCACTCTCTGGACTTGGCCAGCGCCACCAGCGGGGACAAGGTGGTCACAGCACAG GAGAATGAGGATGAGCAGGCATCCGGTCCCATTGATGACTCTCTAGGTCCTCAGCGCCCACGCTCCAACTCTGGCAGAGAGCTGACTGATGAG GAGATCCTGGCGAGTGTGATGATCAAGAATCTGGACACTGGGGAGGAGATCCCTCTGATCCAGGCAGAGGAGAAGCTTCCTACAGGGATCAACCCACTCACATTACACATCATGAGGAGGACCAAGGAGTACATCAC GAATGACGCCGCACAGTCCGATGATGATGACAGAGGCCAGGCTCCGCTGACTGACACAGACGGAGGGAAGCTGAAACAGAAAAC CACTCGGCTGAAGAAGTTCCTGGGCAAGTCTGTGAAGAGGGCCAAGCATCTGGCTGAGGAGTATGGGGAGAAGGCCGTCAACAAGGTGAAGAGTGTCCGTGATGAAG TTTTCCATAACGACCAGGATGACCCGTCGTCCAGTGACGATGAGGGGATGCCCTACACCCGGCCTGTCAAGTTCAAGGCAGCCCACAGCTTCAAGGGCCCCTTCGACTTTGATCAGGTTAAGGTGGTCCAGGACCTGAGCGGAGAGCACATG GGTGCAGTGTGGACCATGAAGTTCTCTCACTGCGGGAGGCTGTTGGCGACAGCAGGCCAGGACAACGTGGTGCGAATCTGGGTTCTGAAAAATTCCTTTGACTACTTCAACAACATGAGGGCAAAGTACAACACTGAAG GTCgtgtgtctccctctccctctcaggaAAGCCTGTGTTCCTCCAAATCAGACACGGACGGTGGG ATGAGCAGTGTTCCTGAAGACCCTGAGGACAAGAATCTCCCCTTCCGCCAAGTCCCGTTCTGCAAGTACAAGGGTCATACAGCTGACCTGCTTGACCTGTCCTGGTCAAAG AACTACTTCCTGCTTTCCTCGTCGATGGATAAGACCGTCCGACTGTGGCACATATCCAGGAGAGAGTGTCTATGTTGCTTTCAGCATATTGACTTTGTCACAGCCATCGCTTTCCATCCCAGA GATGACAGGTACTTTCTGAGTGGCTCTCTGGATGGGAAACTGCGTCTGTGGAACATCCCAGACAAGAAGGTGGCTCTGTGGAACGAGGTGGATGGACAAACACGCCTCATCACTGCTGCCAACTTCTGCCAGAACGGGAAGTACGCTGTCATTGGCACCTACGATGGCCGCTGCATCTTCTACGACACAGAG CGCCTTAAATACCACACCCAGATCCATGTACGGTCAACCAGAGGCAGGAACCGAGTGGGACGGAAAATCACAGGCATCGAGCCTCTGCCTGGAGAGAACAAG ATTCTGGTAACCTCCAATGACTGCAGGATCCGCCTGTATGACCTAAGGGACCTGTCTCTGTCCATGAAGTACAAGGGTTATGTCAACAGCAGTAGTCAGATCAAAGCCAGCTTCAG CCATGACTATTCGTTCATTGTGAGTGGCTCAGAAGACAAGTACGTGTACATCTGGAGCACCTACCATGATCTGAGCAAGTTTACCTCCGTACGACGAGACCGCAATGACTTCTGGGAGGGAATTAAAG CCCACAATGCAGTAGTGACATCGGCCATTTTCGCCCCCCATCCTAACCTGATCGTCCCCCAGGAGGCGGGGGCAGAGAAAGCGGGGGCTGGGGCCGATGCAGAGTGTAAGAGCGTGGACTCCACTGATTCCGAGACCATTCCCTCAG GGGCTCTGAAGGCCGATCATACAGAGGTTCTGCTCTCTGCTGACTTCACCGGCGCCATTAAAGTTTTCATCAATGTAAAAAAATACTGA